The following proteins are co-located in the Oncorhynchus clarkii lewisi isolate Uvic-CL-2024 chromosome 30, UVic_Ocla_1.0, whole genome shotgun sequence genome:
- the LOC139389311 gene encoding stalled ribosome sensor GCN1-like, whose product MAADTQVSDTLKKFAVKVTTASVREREEVLGELKQCISGKELPETAIKGLCKLFCLTPHRYRDAASRRALLSVIGLLAESQPEILATSLLHCLLNSGVISKNGAPSKSTGSAAFTGLAWTCLLVRSVFSAPEKREGPIWKKLVEVQSLLLAEVVGGAQAPALKSTLKNLSNMWKKNPGLADQYISTILSLEQNPSSLALLGVCLDFCTTHKDMATVEKHKSAVLDLYMKAVLMSKTRPHQHILDKSGSLLRHVSHSEFKVLLLPALQKAMLRSPENAMQTVSCLLASVTLDLSQYAMDIGKGIASQLKANNPQLMEQAVQAMQNLAKQCSDPSAVQDVVTHLFSILGGSEGKLTAFGQKMSVLSGIGSCSRHAVSGTSSQTLSSAIAVLFIPYLQQEVHEGTLVHAVAVLSQWSGRLTVEVPKALLEWFKKAFTLKTSTSLVRHAYLQAMLGAFKGDTLGQASDLVPLLLQTVEKAAAQNSQHALLSEGVAAAVLLSRLSLLETQTEAKLAGFWTLILDEKKPLFTTEKFLSQASEEALCTVIQLCERLFLDHSHRLTNGKSQMYHRATVVVLLSRSWCVRKRAQQIVKKLLSLSGSGLAYSLLGELRVVINKHKVLPQEVLQAESGELSEVGKAYSPPRVLLEALRVVCSVAGQWSDPAEADQMAMEILIVTHHPSIVAARPGLWPYLLSSMNIKAHEFIDKNLDDILPRLLEANADNQAVRNAVGALSGLSPIKLLPRVMEHVKQWLSNPALRQVTREEYAIMLTPEGELYDKSIIQSAQQESTKKCNMKRENKAYSYKEQIIELELQEEIKKKKGIKDELQLTSKQKEMMQAQLEKESSIRKRLQGLDMELRCAVGLLEATLIQKPPQISWQLPGVLQVLLPLLHSPLAAPRLQQAFLDIGACLISKELHYLAVLVGQVTLRLMKPECDLDEAWGQEDLDTATQRTVGLLHMHTVPHREGKGGDMAPLSAPAFSFCFPLLNTVLRDSSGSIEETESMQVRALQVINVHAQLRAEVDTTDILIDENGPELLPRFGMLLLLTRVISTAAPRLQVLASQCLTAVCASGGGEKGCALAEQDEIDVLLEALLSPCFSVRDAALRGLTEMEMALPTESTDASGLSVLRRLWVSRFDVEEEGRTLAEKLWQALCLELVPELCSLLIGDVTHHEEAVRTAGAEALSSAISEYRDQSPIVLGQLNELYHQKLYRPPPVLDALGRVISEQPPDQWEARCGIALALNKLCQYLDEPQVTPLFLFFVPDALNDRHPEVRRCMLDAALSALNTHGKDNVSALLPVFEEFLKDAPQDASYDSVRQSVVILMGSLAKHLDKSDPKVKPIVAKLITALSTPSQQVQESVASCLPPLVPAIREDAGGMVRKLLQLLLESDKYAERKGAAYGLAGLVKGLGILALKQQDIMSTLTDAIQDKKNFRRREGALFAFEMLCNMLGKLFEPYVVHVLPHLLLCFGDGNQYVREASDDCAKAVMRNLSAHGVKLVLPSLLVALEEESWRTKAGSVELLGAMAYCAPKQLSSCLPSIVPKLTEVLTDSHVKVQNAGQQALRQIGSVIRNPEILAITPILLDALTDPSRKTQNCLQTLLDTKFVHFIDAPSLALIMPIVQRAFQDRSTDTRKMAAQIIGNMYSLTDQKDLSPYLPSVIPGLKASLLDPVPEVRTVSAKALGAMVKGMGESCFDDLLPWLMETLASEQSSVDRSGAAQGLAEVMAGLGVEKLDKLMPDVVQTASKVDIASHVRDGYIMMFIYLPLTFGDRFTPYVGPIIPCILKALADENEYVRDTALRAGQRIISMYAETAIALLLPELEQGLFDDLWRIRFSSVQLLGDLLFHISGVTGKMTTETASEDDNFGTAQSNKAIIGALGGERRNRVLSGLYMGRSDTQLVVRQASLHVWKIVVSNTPRTLREILPTLFTLLLGFLASDCPDKRTIAARTLGDLVRKLGEKILPEIIPILEEGLRSEKSDERQGVCIGLSEIMKSTSRDAVLIFSESLVPTVRKALCDPLEEVREAAAKTFEQLHATIGHQALDDILPALLKQLDDEETAEFALDGLKQVMAVKSRSVLPYLVPKLTAPPVNTRVLAFLSAVAGDALTRHLGVILPALYSSLKDKLGTEEGQQELASCQAVILSVEDEVGQRIIIEDLLEATRSPDAGLRQAAATILNGYFSRTRLDYSAHTRNLLSGLIRLLNDSNPEVLVQSWDAINSITKKLDAGSQLALIDDLHRDIRSVAVDVKGQHLPGFCLPKKGVTCILPVLREGVLTGSPEQKEEAAKALGGVIKLTSSEALRPSVVNITGPLIRILGDRFAWSVKTSLLETLTLLLAKVGIALKPFLPQLQTTFLKALQDSSRAVRLKAAEALGQLVSIHSKVDPLFTEQLSAIHNAEDSGVRETMLQALRFVIQGAGSKVDPAIRKNITTTLLSMLGHDEDATRMSSAGCLGELCAFLSEEDLRSVLLQHVLADISGVDWMVRHGRSMTLAIAIKSAPEQLCVEEYSSTVTEAILASATADRIPIATSGIRAMGYLMRHHLRTEEGSGSSQRIISQFVKCLQNQSSDIRLVSERVLWWVFKDEATPSLEPALIKPLVKSLLDNTKDKNTSVRAQSEHTIVSLLRLRQGEQTMQSVSAILDSASNELLSDCHRRSLKKISSLPDSNEEIDDTILT is encoded by the exons ATGGCAGCGGACACGCAG GTTTCAGACACGCTGAAGAAATTTGCTGTGAAAGTGACCACAGCCAGTGTAAGAGAGCGCGAAGAGGTCCTTGGCGAGTTGAAGCAGTGCATTAGTGGCAAAG AGCTACCAGAGACAGCCATTAAAGGGCTATGCAAGCTTTTCTGTCTCACTCCACACAGATACAG GGATGCTGCATCTCGACGAGCCCTCCTCTCAGTCATTGGCCTATTGGCCGAGTCTCAACCTGAAATCCTAGCAACCAGCCTCCTCCACTGCCTCCTCAACAGTGGTGTTATCAGCAAGAATGGAGCACCCAG TAAGAGTACAGGCTCGGCTGCCTTTACCGGGCTGGCCTGGACCTGCCTGCTGGTTCGCTCTGTGTTTTCGGCTCCAGAGAAAAGAGAGGGCCCCATCTGGAAGAAACTG GTGGAGGTCCAGAGTTTGCTGCTGGCTGAGGTGGTGGGTGGGGCTCAAGCGCCAGCACTGAAGTCAACCCTGAAGAACCTGagcaacatgtggaaaaag aaccctggcCTGGCTGATCAGTATATAAGCACCATTTTGAGTCTGGAACAGAACCCCAGCTCACTGGCTCTGCTTGGGGTGTGTCTGGACTTCTGCAcaactcacaaagacatggcCACTGTAGAGAAACACAAG AGTGCCGTATTGGACCTGTATATGAAGGCAGTCCTCATGAGCAAGACTAGACCACACCAACACATACTG GACAAGAGTGGTTCGCTGCTGCGGCATGTTTCCCACTCTGAGTTCAAggtgctgctgctgcctgccttGCAGAAGGCTATGCTCCGCAGCCCAGAGAATGCCAtgcaga ccgTCTCCTGTCTACTAGCTTCAGTGACACTTGACCTCAGTCAGTATGCCATGGATATTGGAAAAGGCATTGCAA GCCAGTTGAAGGCCAATAACCCCCAGCTGATGGAGCAGGCAGTGCAGGCCATGCAGAACCTGGCCAAGCAGTGTAGTGACCCAAGTGCTGTACAGGACGTCGTCACACACCTCTTCAGCATCCTGGGAG GGTCAGAGGGGAAGCTCACAGCGTTCGGCCAGAAGATGAGTGTGCTGTCAG GTATCGGCAGCTGCAGCCGTCATGCTGTGTCGGGCACCTCCAGCCAAACGCTCAGCTCTGCAATCGCTGTGCTGTTTATCCCTTATCTGCAACAAGAAG TCCATGAGGGTACCCTGGTGCACGCGGTGGCTGTTCTGTCTCAGTGGAGTGGGCGGCTCACAGTGGAGGTCCCCAAGGCTCTGCTGGAATGGTTCAAGAAGGCCTTCACCCTCAAGACCTCCACCTCTCTTGTCCGCCACGCATACCTGCAGGCCATGCTGGGGGCTTTCAAAG gTGACACTCTGGGACAGGCGTCTGACCTCGTgcccctcctcctccagacagtGGAGAAGGCTGCGGCCCAGAACTCCCAGCATGCCCTGCTGTCAGAGGGTGTGGCTGCTGCCGTTCTCCTGAGTCGACTGTCTCTGCTGGAGACTCAGACAG AGGCCAAGTTGGCTGGCTTCTGGACCCTGATCCTGGATGAGAAGAAACCCTTATTCACCACAGAGAAGTTCCTCTCCCAGGCCAGTGAGGAAG CTCTGTGCACAGTGATACAGCTGTGTGAGAGACTTTTCCTGGACCACTCCCACAGACTCACCAATGGCAAATCACA GATGTACCACCGCGCCACTGTGGTGGTGCTGCTGTCTCGTAGTTGGTGTGTGCGGAAGCGGGCACAGCAGATCGTGAAGAAGCTGCTCTCCCTGAGCGGCTCCGGCCTAGCCTACAGCCTTCTGGGAGAACTCAGAGTGGTCATCAACAAACACAAG GTCTTGCCTCAGGAGGTGCTGCAGGCGGAGTCAGGGGAGTTGTCTGAGGTGGGCAAGGCCTACAGTCCCCCTCGCGTCCTGCTGGAAGCGCTGCGTGTGGTGTGCTCTGTAGCTGGCCAGTGGAGCGACCCGGCCGAGGCAGACCAGATGGCCATGGAGATCCTCATCGTTACCCACCATCCCTCCATAG TTGCAGCTCGACCCGGGCTGTGGCCTTACCTGCTGTCCAGCATGAACATCAAAGCCCATGAGTTCATCGACAAGAACCTGGATGACATTCTGCCACGGCTGCTGGAGGCCAACGCTGACAATCAG GCTGTAAGGAATGCGGTTGGTGCCCTGTCCGGTCTCTCTCCTATCAAGCTGTTGCCGCGGGTGATGGAGCATGTGAAACAGTGGCTGTCCAATCCGGCGCTGCGGCAGGTCACCAGAGAGGAGTACGCCATCATGCTCACCCCTGAGGGAGAGCTGTATGACAAGAGCATTATCCAGAG TGCCCAGCAGGAGAGCACTAAGAAATGCAACATGAAGAGGGAAAACAAGGCCTACTCGTATAAGGAACAGATCATAGAACTGGAGCTGCAGGAG GAGATCAAGAAGAAGAAAGGAATCAAAGACGAGTTGCAGCTGACCAGCAAACAGAAGGAGATGATGCAAGCCCAGCTGGAGAAAGAGTCCTCCATTCGCAAGAGACTACAGGGG TTGGACATGGAGCTGCGGTGTGCGGTGGGTCTGCTGGAGGCAACGTTGATCCAGAAGCCACCCCAGATCTCCTGGCAGCTCCCAGGGGTCCTCCAGGTCCTActgcctctcctccactcccccttGGCCGCCCCACGCCTGCAGCAGGCCTTCCTCGACATAGGAGCCTGTCTCATTTCCAAGGAGCTGCACTACCTGG CTGTGCTGGTGGGCCAGGTGACGCTGCGCCTGATGAAACCTGAGTGTGATCTGGACGAGGCCTGGGGACAGGAGGATCTAGATACAGCCACCCAGCGCACTGTCGGCCTGCTGCACATGCACACTGTCCCACACAGAGAGGGCAAGGGTGGTG ACATGGCTCCACTGTCTGCCCCAGCCTTCTCCTTCTGTTTCCCCCTGCTCAACACCGTGCTCAGGGACTCCTCAGGCAGCATCGAGGAGACGGAGAGCATGCAGGTCCGTGCCCTGCAGGTCATCAATGTGCACGCTCAACTCCGTGCCGAGGTTGACACTACAGATATACTCATCGATGAG aatGGACCTGAGCTGCTACCTCGTTTCGGTATGCTGCTGCTCCTGACCAGAGTCATCTCCACTGCAGCACCCAGACTGCAG gtgctGGCGTCCCAGTGTCTGACGGCGGTGTGTgccagtggaggaggagagaagggctgTGCTCTGGCTGAGCAGGATGAGATCGACGTCCTGCTGGAGGCTCTGCTCTCCCCCTGCTTCTCTGTCAGAGACGCTGCCCTCAGG GGCTTGACGGAGATGGAGATGGCTCTGCCTACAGAAAGTACAGATGCCAGTGGTCTGAGTGTCCTCCGCAGGCTGTGGGTGTCCAGGTttgatgtggaggaggagggaaggactCTGGCTGAGAA gCTGTGGCAGGCTCTGTGTCTAGAGCTAGTCCCTGAGCTGTGCTCTCTGCTCATCGGGGATGTGACCCACCACGAGGAGGCTGTGCGTACTGCAGGTGCCGAGGCTCTGTCCAGCGCCATCAGCGAGTACCGCGACCAGTCCCCCATAGTCCTGGGCCAGCTCAATGAGCTCTACCACCAGAAACTCTAT AGACCTCCTCCTGTCCTGGATGCTTTAGGACGAGTCATCTCTGAACAACCACCTGACCAGTGGGAAGCCAG GTGTGGCATCGCTCTGGCTCTGAACAAGTTGTGTCAGTACCTGGATGAGCCTCAGgtcactcctctcttcctgttcttTGTTCCTGACGCCCTGAATGACCGTCACCCTGAGGTGCGGCGCTGCATGCTGGACGCTGCCCTCTCCGCCCTCAACACACACGGAAAG GACAATGTGAGCGCCCTGCTCCCGGTGTTCGAGGAGTTCCTGAAGGACGCCCCCCAGGACGCCAGCTACGACTCAGTCCGCCAGAGTGTGGTCATCTTAATGGGCTCTCTGGCCAAACATCTGGACAAGAGTGACCCCAAGGTCAAACCCATTGTGGCCAAGCTCATCACTGCCCTTTCAACACCCTCACAGCAG gtcCAGGAGTCTGTGGCTAGCTGCCTGCCCCCTCTGGTCCCTGCCATCAGGGAGGATGCTGGGGGGATGGTGCGGAAGCTGCTGCAGCTGCTGCTGGAGAGTGACAAGTACGCGGAGAGGAAGGGCGCAGCCTATGGTCTGGCAGGCCTGGTCAAAGGCCTGGGCATCCTGGCCCTCAAACAGCAGGACATCATGAGCACCCTGACCGACGCCATCCAGGACAAGAAGAACTTCAGACGCAGAGAGG GTGCTCTATTTGCCTTTGAGATGCTGTGCAACATGCTGGGGAAGCTGTTTGAGCCCTACGTGGTCCACGTGCTGCCTCACCTCCTGCTCTGCTTCGGGGACGGGAACCAGTATGTCAGAGAG GCGTCGGATGACTGTGCCAAGGCGGTGATGAGGAACCTGAGTGCCCATGGGGTGAAGCTGGTGCTGCCCTCCCTGCTGGTGGCTCTTGAGGAGGAATCCTGGAGGACAAAAGCAG gtTCTGTGGAACTCCTGGGGGCCATGGCATACTGTGCTCCTAAGCAGCTGTCCTCCTGCCTGCCCAGCATTGTTCCCAAGCTGACCGAGGTGCTGACTGACTCCCATGTCAAAGTGCAGAATGCCGGCCAGCAGGCCCTACGACAGATTGGCTCTGTCATCCGCAACCCTGAGATCCTGG CCATAACCCCCATCCTGCTGGACGCCCTCACTGACCCCTCCCGTAAGACCCAGAACTGCCTGCAGACGCTGCTGGACACCAAGTTTGTCCACTTCATCGACGCCCCCTCCCTGGCCCTCATCATGCCCATCGTCCAGAGGGCCTTCCAGGACCGCTCCACCGACACTCGCAAGATGGCCGCTCAGATCATCGGCAACATGTATTCCCTCACCGACCAGAAG GACCTGTCCCCATACCTGCCCAGTGTCATTCCTGGACTCAAAGCCTCTCTGCTGGACCCTGTGCCTGAG GTGCGTACCGTGTCTGCCAAGGCCCTGGGTGCCATGGTGAAGGGCATGGGTGAGTCGTGCTTTGATGACCTGCTTCCCTGGCTCATGGAGACCCTGGCATCTGAGCAGAGCTCTGTGGACCGCTCTGGAGCTGCCCAAGGTCTGGCTGAGGTGATGGCTGGGCTGGGAGTGGAGAAGCTGGACAAGCTGATGCCAGACGTGGTGCAGACGGCCAGCAAGGTGGACATCGCCTCCCACGTCCGCGACGGTTACATCATGATGTTCATCTACCTTCCACTCACCTTCGGGGACAGGTTCACACCCTACGTTGGCCCCATCATCCCATGCATCCTCAAG GCTCTTGCTGATGAGAATGAATATGTGAGAGACACTGCCCTGCGTGCCGGCCAGCGCATCATCAGCATGTACGCTGAGACGGCCATCGCCCTGCTGCTGCCTGAACTGGAACAGGGCCTGTTTGACGACCTCTGGAGGATTAG ATTCAGCTCTGTGCAGCTGCTGGGAGACCTACTGTTCCACATTTCAGGAGTCACAGGCAAGATGACCACTGAGACCGCTTCAGAGGACGATAACTTTGGCACAGCGCAGTCCAACAAG gcTATCATCGGAGCGCTGGGTGGAGAGCGGCGTAACCGGGTCCTGTCTGGCCTCTATATGGGCCGTTCAGACACCCAGCTGGTGGTGCGACAGGCTTCCCTACACGTGTGGAAGATTGTGGTGTCCAACACACCCCGCACCCTCCGGGAGATCCTGCCCACCCTCTTCACTCTGCTGCTTGGCTTCCTGGCCTCTGACTGCCCCGACAAGAGAACG ATTGCTGCAAGGACACTTGGAGACCTGGTCCGTAAGCTGGGAGAGAAGATCCTCCCAGAGATCATTCCTATTCTGGAAGAGGGTCTGCGCTCCGAGAAGAGTGATGAGAGGCAGGGCGTGTGCATCGGTCTGAGTGAGATCATGAAGTCCACCAGCAGGGACGCG GTGCTGATATTCTCTGAGTCCCTGGTCCCCACGGTGAGGAAGGCTCTGTGTGACCCCCTGGAGGAGGTACGAGAGGCTGCAGCCAAAACCTTTGAGCAGCTCCACGCCACCATCGGTCACCAGGCCCTGGACGacatcctgcctgccctgctCAAACAGTTG GATGATGAGGAGACTGCAGAGTTTGCTCTGGACGGTCTGAAACAGGTGATGGCAGTGAAGAGTCGCTCTGTGCTGCCCTACCTGGTGCCCAAG cTTACTGCTCCTCCAGTGAACACGCGCGTGCTGGCCTTCCTGTCTGCTGTGGCTGGAGACGCTCTGACACGCCACCTGGGGGTCATCCTGCCTGCCCTCTACTCCTCTCTGAAAGACAAGCTGGGAACAGAGGAGGGGCAGCAG GAGCTGGCCAGCTGCCAGGCAGTGATCCTGTCTGTGGAAGATGAGGTGGGTCAGCGTATCATCATCGAGGACTTGCTAGAGGCCACCAGGTCACCGGATGCCGGCCTCAGACAGGCCGCCGCCACCATCCTCAACGGATACTTCTCCCGCACCCGCCTGGATTACAGTGCCCACACACGCAACCTACTGTCAGGCCTCATCCGCCTGCTCAATGACTCCAACCCTGAGGTCCTGGTGCAGAGCTGGGATGCCATCAACTCCATCACCAAG AAACTGGACGCTGGCAGCCAGCTGGCTCTGATTGACGACCTGCACAGAGACATCCGGTCAGTGGCAGTAGACGTTAAGGGTCAGCACCTGCCTGGGTTCTGTCTTCCCAAAAAG GGTGTGACCTGCATCCTGCCAGTGTTGAGGGAAGGAGTGTTGACAGGCAGTCCTGAGCAGAAAGAGGAGGCGGCCAAAGCGCTGGGAGGAGTCATCAAGCTGACCTCCTCTGAGGCTCTGCGACCGTCTGTGGTCAACATCACTGGACCGCTCATCCGTATCCTGGGAGACCGCTTTGCCTGGAGCGTGAAGACCTCTCTGCTAGAGACACTCACCCTGCTGCTGGCCAAG GTAGGAATAGCCCTGAAGCCCTTCCTGCCCCAGCTCCAGACCACCTTCCTGAAGGCTCTGCAGGACTCTAGCCGGGCGGTCAGGCTGAAGGCTGCTGAGGCCCTGGGCCAGCTGGTCTCCATCCACAGCAAGGTGGACCCCCTATTTACAGAGCAGCTCTCTGCCATCCACAATGCTGAGGACTCAGGAGTCAG GGAGACCATGCTACAAGCCTTACGATTCGTCATCCAGGGAGCAGGGTCAAAGGTTGACCCAGCCATCAGGAaaaacatcaccaccacattgCTAAGTATGCTGGGTCATGATGAG GATGCTACACGCATGTCCTCAGCAGGTTGTTTAGGAGAGCTGTGTGCCTTCCTGTCTGAAGAGGATCTGAGGAGTGTGTTGCTTCAGCATGTCCTGG CTGACATATCAGGAGTGGACTGGATGGTGCGTCATGGTCGCAGTATGACTCTGGCCATCGCAATCAAGTCTGCCCCTGAGCAGCTGTGTGTGGAGGAGTACAGTTCAACCGTGACGGAGGCCATCCTGGCCAGTGCCACCGCAGACAGG ATCCCCATAGCTACCAGTGGGATCAGAGCCATGGGCTACCTGATGAGACATCATCTCAGAACCGAGGAAGGAAGTGGCTCATCACAGCGCATCATCTCACAGTTTGTGAAG